In Lepus europaeus isolate LE1 chromosome 8, mLepTim1.pri, whole genome shotgun sequence, a single genomic region encodes these proteins:
- the LOC133765218 gene encoding rho GTPase-activating protein 20-like has product MVNYRAKFFSRTFMEKWERLLDRCITESKEKDQKQTTLLQIESLTDSNIPYSGIITVTNLDTVNDVIHMALPVLGLSGSETDYQMWVYSNQRKNSYPLIGYECPYAIQASYHRAALHNHEPGKSTSTLSMEDPVLDILSYGGIQFVLKPRHVAERPRRCGFRCISRPDMD; this is encoded by the exons ATGGTCAACTACAGGGCCAAGTTCTT TTCcagaacattcatggaaaaatgggaacGCTTGCTGGACAG gtgtATAACTGAGTCGAAAGAGAAAGATCAAAAGCAGACCACACTTCTGCAGATAGAATCACTCACCGATAGCAACATTCCTTAT TCTGGAATTATAACAGTTACCAATTTAGACACCGTGAATGACGTTATCCATATGGCACTACCAGTGCTAGGATTAAGT GGCTCAGAAACGGACTACCAAATGTGGGTCTATTCAAACCAGAGAAAGAACTCTTACCCACTCATTG GGTATGAATGTCCATATGCTATTCAAGCAAGCTACCATCGAGCTGCTCTTCATAATCATGAACCGGGGAAGTCCACCTCCACCCTGAGCATGGAGGATCCTGTTCTGGACATCTTGTCTTATGGAGGGATCCAGTTCGTTTTGAAGCCCAGGCACGTGGCTGAAAGGCCACGCCGCTGCG GCTTCAGATGCATATCTAGACCAGACATGGACTGA
- the LOC133765219 gene encoding rho GTPase-activating protein 20-like, producing the protein MGSCHSFGNQVKKVESSHLGNRLSFVTLKSFPTNWLSCWGITRSHNDVPQDAAPALSVPTFLRVSGVEDLMLTLWELIRLIKQKGPKTENIFQKVGDLKSFIALKERFNTGDRGDWGNESPLVLATLLKDCLRAFPNTLFSADLYDQWLNVLDEGNDEEARDIQRLLAHLPRANAAVLRHLFSSLYAISRNASYNQMTTSKLALCITPSLLCVWRSTSTSPALEGELRRKISLVEFMIASYPRIFGDDQKSKKSCMNSKRNFGESSRQVIATAGQSAAGLDAEPDNREPVPDVPQPGVTMNAETKCVV; encoded by the exons ATGGGATCCTGCCACTCGTTTGGGAACCAAGTGAAGAAGGTGGAATCAAGTCACCTGGGGAACAGGTTAAGCTTTGTAACCCtgaaga GCTTTCCCACGAACTGGCTGTCTTGCTGGGGCATTACCAGAAGCCATAATGACGTGCCCCAGGACGCCGCTCCTGCTCTTTCAGTGCCAACATTCCTGAGAGTGTCTGGTGTGGAGGACCTGATGCTCACGCTTTGG GAGTTGATCCGCCTTATCAAGCAGAAAGGGCCAAAGAcagagaatatttttcaaaaagttggtgACCTAAAGTCATTTATAGCCCTGAAGGAAAGATTCAATACAGGAGATAGAGGCGACTGGGGCAATGAATCGCCACTTGTGTTAGCAACACTATTAAAG GATTGCCTTCGAGCCTTTCCTAACACCCTGTTTTCAGCTGACCTCTATGATCAGTGGCTGAATGTTCTTGATGAAGGCAATGACGAGGAGGCCAGAGACATCCAGAG GCTTTTAGCCCATCTGCCCAGAGCTAACGCAGCTGTCCTAAGACACTTGTTTTCATCATTATATGCAATCTCACGTAATGCATCATACAATCAAATGACTACATCAAAGTTAGCTTTGTGCATCACCCCGAGCCTTCTGTGTGTCTGGCGATCTACTTCAACAAGCCCAGCCCTCGAAGGCGAATTGAGGAGAAAG ATTTCCCTTGTGGAGTTTATGATTGCAAGTTATCCCAGAATATTTGGAGATGACCAGAAGTCTAAGAAGAGCTGTATGAATTCCAAAAGAAACTTTGGAGAGAGTAGCCGGCAAGTCATTGCCACTGCGGGGCAGAGTGCTGCCGGCCTAG